A section of the Pochonia chlamydosporia 170 chromosome 2, whole genome shotgun sequence genome encodes:
- a CDS encoding sulfatase domain-containing protein (similar to Talaromyces stipitatus ATCC 10500 XP_002481940.1): protein MARGGQLLEDASDHSHGLRCMRHAAQAVASRLTSRRVAVAIASRFTNRRFAFALAVVSVLSAKAVHIHTHVTALSRVHLLRWGYSFFAQDLALLLLIRLLLDNWVFSVVRPVRALATFGASVLLSFVIALGAINVSFFVVSGSEIHWRNIALASDSSSWSMFLSGLFSLALVVCAAFVAGWLLQDAFFALFGVGSDLLRWPAAAILRRTPGINRLSLEANNYDRIPQQDVEYGEKFDPRDGESLFDISSITSELKALNWRRWIKPLLYLFIFGALTAQIILFFIRPHESSLIFMSWTSALLPFVDFSNSSPNLDSMQPFYQSGIGRSWDNRTAVHNVSSPAGIPWSMARTMGFWQRYVPEKHYNAANDPLKISNLKDDVLASLRDKLSNVPIRHVVLIFLESTRKDVFPVKKDGLVWKKLAESFENGTLPEDAQEKLAALTPNANFITGDYNDGFPHPKDQMKRRGGLNFNNAYTPATYTLKSLVGTLCGAPPLIADFNLEVVHKLPAPCIPHILDALNHIDPSKDKRQEKTGRGFLSDKWTSSFMQSVTMDFDSEKGLLEYMGYPRERLISKEYLKGEKGNIPKFGVSDLPDVNYFGIPESPLEDYIRDTFVSAKEKNERVFLTHLTSTSHHPFGLPENETYVPMAQGMDDFSKYVNSLGYDDKWLGKVLGILDEQGVADETLVVMVGDHGLSMPENGLVSAYYNPNVGNLHVPLVVSHPKLPVVDIDDAVTSLQILPTILDLLVETGSLAPEHSRVAKGLAARSYEGQTMIRELRKSSSKTGQGDWQFTVINPGRAMVSVRDARQPHLRLVVPVIDNIEWRFTDLSSDPTEEAPVQGFEFLSFLHNVERTHGVEMAKWVEEAAFISRWWVEDNSKRWRYGPYRDYLP from the coding sequence ATGGCTCGTGGCGGACAGCTGCTGGAAGATGCCTCCGACCACTCTCACGGACTCCGCTGCATGAGACATGCAGCGCAAGCAGTCGCCTCTCGACTAACAAGCCGTCGAGTTGCTGTTGCAATTGCATCCAGATTTACCAACAGACGATTTGCTTTCGCACTAGCCGTGGTGTCGGTGCTGAGCGCCAAGGCAGTGCATATTCACACACATGTCACTGCTTTGTCAAGGGTGCATTTGCTGCGATGGGGCTATTCGTTCTTCGCCCAGGATTTGGCGTTACTTCTTTTAATACGACTGTTGTTGGACAATTGGGTGTTTTCGGTGGTGAGGCCAGTACGAGCCCTCGCCACGTTTGGCGCCAGTGTCTTGTTATCCTTTGTCATTGCACTGGGCGCCATAAATGTTTCattttttgttgtttctggCTCGGAAATTCATTGGCGCAACATTGCACTTGCTAGCGATTCGTCCTCCTGGTCCATGTTTCTTTCTGGGCTCTTTTCGCTTGCGCTTGTCGTATGTGCCGCCTTTGTAGCTGGCTGGCTACTGCAGGATGCCTTTtttgccttgtttggtgttgggagcGATCTACTGAGGTGGCCAGCTGCTGCCATTTTGCGAAGAACTCCTGGAATAAATCGCCTTTCACTCGAAGCGAACAACTACGACAGAATTCCCCAGCAGGATGTGGAATATGGCGAAAAGTTTGACCCGCGTGACGGGGAGTCATTATTTGACATCTCATCAATAACATCAGAACTCAAGGCACTCAATTGGAGGAGATGGATCAAACCGCTGCTATACTTGTTTATATTTGGGGCTTTGACAGCTCAAATtattctcttcttcattcgGCCCCATGAAAGCTCACTAATATTCATGTCTTGGACATCTGCCCTGCTACCATTTGTAGACTTTTCCAATTCGTCTCCGAATCTCGACAGTATGCAGCCTTTCTACCAGTCCGGGATTGGTCGTTCTTGGGATAATCGTACAGCCGTTCACAACGTTTCATCACCAGCCGGCATACCGTGGTCAATGGCCCGAACTATGGGCTTCTGGCAGCGGTACGTTCCCGAAAAACACTACAACGCTGCCAATGACCCGCTGAAGATATCGAACCTCAAAGACGATGTTTTGGCCAGTCTCCGAGACAAGCTCTCGAATGTGCCCATTCGCCACGTTGTGCTCATTTTCCTTGAAAGCACCCGAAAGGACGTGTTTCCCGTCAAGAAGGACGGCCTAGTCTGgaagaagctggccgagTCGTTTGAGAATGGAACCTTGCCCGAGGATGCCCAGGAGAAGCTAGCTGCACTGACGCCAAACGCAAATTTCATCACTGGAGATTATAATGACGGGTTTCCGCATCCCAAGGACCAGATGAAACGACGTGGCGGCCTCAACTTTAATAACGCGTATACGCCAGCTACCTACACATTGAAGAGTCTTGTGGGGACACTGTGCGGCGCACCACCGCTGATTGCAGATTTCAACCTGGAAGTCGTTCACAAACTTCCAGCGCCGTGCATACCTCATATTTTGGACGCGTTGAACCATATTGACCCTTCCAAAGACAAACGGCAAGAAAAGACAGGGAGAGGGTTTCTGTCAGACAAATGGACATCTTCATTTATGCAGTCTGTTACGATGGACTTTGATAGTGAAAAGGGGCTGCTCGAGTACATGGGATACCCACGAGAAAGACTCATCTCAAAAGAATATTTAAAGGGAGAGAAAGGCAATATTCCCAAGTTTGGGGTTTCTGATCTACCAGATGTGAATTATTTCGGCATCCCGGAGAGTCCGCTCGAGGACTATATTAGAGATACATTTGTGTctgccaaggagaagaatgaGCGAGTGTTTCTCACGCATCTCACGAGCACGAGTCACCATCCCTTCGGACTTCCCGAAAACGAGACATACGTACCCATGGCACAAGGCATGGACGACTTTTCAAAATACGTCAATAGCCTTGGCTACGATGATAAGTGGCTAGGAAAAGTATTGGGTATATTGGATGAGCAAGGGGTGGCAGACGAGACGCTCGTTGTCATGGTCGGCGATCATGGGCTGTCGATGCCAGAGAATGGACTAGTCTCGGCTTATTATAACCCGAACGTGGGCAACTTGCATGTTCCCTTGGTCGTATCACATCCAAAGCTGCCCGTGGTGGATATTGACGATGCCGTCACGTCTTTGCAAATCCTTCCGACGATTTTGGACTTGCTTGTCGAGACAGGGTCACTCGCGCCGGAACACAGCCGTGTGGCAAAGGGCTTGGCAGCAAGAAGTTACGAGGGACAGACAATGATTCGAGAACTCAGGAAGTCGTCGTCGAAAACGGGTCAGGGAGACTGGCAGTTTACGGTTATAAATCCGGGGCGAGCAATGGTGAGCGTTCGAGATGCTCGCCAACCGCATTTGCGACTAGTGGTTCCCGtcattgacaacattgaatggcgGTTCACGGATCTCAGCTCCGACCCGACTGAGGAAGCACCAGTGCAGGGCTTTGAATTTCTTTCGTTTTTGCATAATGTGGAACGGACACATGGCGTGGAAATGGCCAAATGGGTAGAAGAAGCCGCATTCATCTCCCGGTGGTGGGTTGAAGACAATAGCAAGCGATGGCGTTATGGTCCTTATAGAGATTACCTGCCGTGA